GGTTGAGGAGGTCGATGAGCTCCAGGAGGCCATCGCTCGTCAGCGACGGACCGCACTTGAGGCCGATCGGGTTCTTGATGCCACGGCAATATTCGATATGCGCATGGTCGGCCTGGCGGGTGCGGTCACCGATCCAGATCATGTGACCGGACGTCGCGTACCAGTCGCCCGAGGTCGAATCGACGCGGGTCAGCGCCTGCTCGTAACCGAGCAGCAACGCCTCATGGCTGGTGAAGAAATCCGTCTCGCGCAGGTTCGCGTGGTTCTCCGAGGTGATGCCGATGGCCTTCATGAAGTCCATGGTCTCGGAAATCCGGTCGGCGAGCTTGCGGTAGCGCTCGGCCTGCGGGCTGTCCTTGACGAAGCCGAGCATCCACTGGTTGACGTTCTCCAGGTTGGCATAGCCGCCCATGGCGAAAGCGCGCAGGAGGTTCAGCGTCGCGGCGGACTGGCGGTAGGCCATGATCTGGCGTTCCGGGTTCGGCACGCGGGCCTCTTCCGTGAACTCGATGCCGTTGATGATGTCGCCGCGGTAGGACGGCAGCGATACATCGCCCTGCTTCTCGATGCCCGAGGAACGCGGCTTGGCGAACTGGCCGGCGATGCGGCCGACCTTGACCACCGGGAGCTGGGCGCCGAAGGTCAGCACCACGGCCATCTGGAGGAAGGCGCGGAAGAAGTCGCGGATCGTATCGGCACCGTGCTCGGCGAAGCTTTCGGCGCAATCGCCGCCCTGAAGCAGGAAGCCCTTGCCTTCGGCCACGTTCGCAAGCGCGGTCTTGAGGCGGCGTGCCTCACCGGCGAAGACGAGCGGCGGAAACTTCGCGAGGCGCTCTTCGGTCGCCGCCAATGCGGCGAGATCGGGATAATCCGGAACCTGCTGGATGGGCTTCTGCCGCCAGCTGCTCGGCGTCCAATTCTGTGCCATGATACTCACCTGTCCTGAAGCGCTCCCAACAAGCCTGGAACGCCCCTCCGTTTTAACGATGCGGGCTTATAAACCGATAGATGGTTCTTGCATAGCGGGAGTTCTAGCGATCGACTGTCCCAAATGCGCCAGATGTGGCAACCGCCGTCAGACCCGCTGGCCGTTCCTGACGCGATAGCTTGGCTGGTACATCGTCACCAGTTCCTCCGACGCCGTCGGATGCACCGCCATGGTGCGGTCGAAGTCGTCCTTGGTGACACCAGCCTTCAGCGAGATGCCGAGGAGCTGCGCCATCTCGCCCGCCTCGTGGCCGAGGATATGCGCGCCCACCACCTTTCGGTCGGAGGCATTGACGACGAGCTTCATGATCGTCTTTTCCTGCCGGCCGGAAAGCGTCGCCTTCATCGGGCGGAATTCGGCGCGGTAGATTTCGAGATCGTCGAACCGCTTCGCTGCTTCCTCCTCACTGAGCCCGACCGTGCCGATCTCGGGCTGCGAGAACACGGCGGTCGCGATGAGGTCATGATCCGGCGAGACCGGATTGCCGCGAAACTCCGTCTCGATGAAGCACATCGCTTCGTGGATCGCGACCGGCGTCAGCTGCACGCGGTCGGTCACGTCGCCAAGCGCAAAGATGCCGGGAACGTTGGTCCGCGAATGCTCATCGACGATGATCGCGCCACGCTCGTTCATGGCGACGCCCGCCGTCTCCAGCCCGAGGCTGCCGGTGTTCGGCACGCGGCCGAGCGCCAGCATCACCTGGTCGACGGTCAGTGTCTCGCCGGTCTTGGTCTTCACGACACGGCGCCCGCCCTCGCCTTCGGCGACGCTGGTGATGATATCCTCGCAGATGACGCGGATGCCCTTGCCGATCATCGCCGACTGCAGGCCGTGGCGCATGTCCTGGTCGAAGCGCGAGAGGATCTGCTTGCCGCGGTAGATCAGCGTCGTCTCGACGCCGAGGCCGTGGAAGATGTTGGCGAATTCGACGGCGATATAGCCGCCGCCCGCGATCAG
The Shinella zoogloeoides DNA segment above includes these coding regions:
- a CDS encoding class II 3-deoxy-7-phosphoheptulonate synthase; this translates as MAQNWTPSSWRQKPIQQVPDYPDLAALAATEERLAKFPPLVFAGEARRLKTALANVAEGKGFLLQGGDCAESFAEHGADTIRDFFRAFLQMAVVLTFGAQLPVVKVGRIAGQFAKPRSSGIEKQGDVSLPSYRGDIINGIEFTEEARVPNPERQIMAYRQSAATLNLLRAFAMGGYANLENVNQWMLGFVKDSPQAERYRKLADRISETMDFMKAIGITSENHANLRETDFFTSHEALLLGYEQALTRVDSTSGDWYATSGHMIWIGDRTRQADHAHIEYCRGIKNPIGLKCGPSLTSDGLLELIDLLNPQNEAGRLTLICRFGHDKVAENLPRLIRAVEREGKKVVWSCDPMHGNTITLNNYKTRPFERILSEVESFFQIHRAEGTHPGGIHIEMTGNDVTECTGGARALSGADLGDRYHTHCDPRLNADQALELAFLLAERMKGGRDEKRMVVNG
- the gor gene encoding glutathione-disulfide reductase; amino-acid sequence: MTTFDYDLFVIGGGSGGVRSARLAAAMGKKVAIAEEFRFGGTCVIRGCVPKKLYVYASQFHEHFEDAAGFGWQVGETKFDWPALVSAKEKEIARLEGLYRKGLENAGAIILATRAVLVGPNTIRLTATDELVTAERILIAVGGHPTPHFDLPGHDLCITSNEAFDLPALPKSILIAGGGYIAVEFANIFHGLGVETTLIYRGKQILSRFDQDMRHGLQSAMIGKGIRVICEDIITSVAEGEGGRRVVKTKTGETLTVDQVMLALGRVPNTGSLGLETAGVAMNERGAIIVDEHSRTNVPGIFALGDVTDRVQLTPVAIHEAMCFIETEFRGNPVSPDHDLIATAVFSQPEIGTVGLSEEEAAKRFDDLEIYRAEFRPMKATLSGRQEKTIMKLVVNASDRKVVGAHILGHEAGEMAQLLGISLKAGVTKDDFDRTMAVHPTASEELVTMYQPSYRVRNGQRV